In Arthrobacter sp. UKPF54-2, the following are encoded in one genomic region:
- a CDS encoding GntR family transcriptional regulator, translating to MTAPTAGDTSMTKVAAGGVYAALRQSILDGEITPGTRINIDAVSRRLGVSHTPVREALQRLEGDNLLRYYPSRGYSTTPLLSLAELRSLFEFRLLVEPWAARSAAVERLSNPSGALRSELAALERHVDDTANLRQDLVAHDARFHDLILAAAGNHVVQQAYVQTHCHLHMFRLYPADWDGRITLVEHQGIHAAIADRDPGAAENAMSEHIRSSFYRFARAFDEEPAPLAEATLVRMAPDRPAAS from the coding sequence ATGACGGCACCAACCGCAGGCGACACATCGATGACCAAGGTCGCAGCCGGCGGGGTCTACGCGGCGCTGCGCCAGTCGATCCTGGACGGCGAGATCACGCCTGGCACGCGCATCAACATCGACGCCGTGTCCCGGCGGCTGGGAGTCTCCCACACGCCGGTCCGGGAGGCGCTGCAGCGGCTCGAGGGCGACAACCTGCTGAGGTACTACCCAAGCCGGGGCTACAGCACCACGCCGCTGTTGAGCTTGGCAGAGCTCCGTTCCCTGTTTGAGTTCCGGCTCCTGGTGGAACCGTGGGCGGCGCGCTCGGCGGCAGTGGAGCGGCTGTCAAACCCCTCGGGCGCCCTCCGGTCCGAGCTCGCGGCACTTGAACGCCACGTTGATGACACGGCCAACCTGCGCCAGGACCTGGTGGCCCATGATGCGCGCTTCCATGACCTGATCCTGGCAGCGGCAGGAAACCACGTGGTCCAGCAGGCCTATGTCCAGACCCACTGCCACCTCCACATGTTCCGCCTCTACCCCGCCGACTGGGACGGCCGGATCACCCTGGTGGAGCACCAGGGCATCCACGCGGCCATTGCGGACCGGGACCCGGGGGCGGCCGAGAACGCCATGAGCGAGCACATCCGCAGCTCCTTCTACCGCTTCGCGCGGGCGTTCGACGAGGAGCCGGCGCCCCTCGCCGAAGCCACCCTGGTGCGGATGGCCCCGGACCGGCCGGCCGCCTCCTAG
- a CDS encoding transporter substrate-binding domain-containing protein, with translation MADSHLTKILKSKTIKIAVSADSPGYGVMNANGDREGFDIDVANALGASLGAKIEFVTATNESRIPLLQTDKADAVIATFTASDARAQVVEMSDPYAASSTVFMVPAGSKIASYADLDGKSVATSRGSVGEQILKASFPNAKVTGFNTTADSIQALKSGKVDALIENNAIVGGLVKKEPTAFQVVKGDPIKPALFSIGVKPGDQTWLNYLNNFIRNYNISGQNEASLQKWFGLSLPPFLAH, from the coding sequence GTGGCGGACAGCCATCTCACGAAGATTCTGAAGTCGAAGACGATCAAGATCGCCGTCAGCGCCGACTCCCCGGGTTACGGAGTCATGAATGCGAACGGAGACCGCGAGGGCTTCGATATTGACGTCGCCAACGCGCTGGGTGCCTCGCTGGGCGCGAAAATTGAATTCGTCACCGCCACGAACGAAAGCCGCATCCCGCTGCTGCAGACCGATAAGGCGGATGCCGTCATCGCCACCTTCACCGCTTCCGATGCGCGTGCCCAGGTGGTCGAGATGTCTGACCCGTACGCGGCCAGCTCCACGGTCTTTATGGTGCCGGCCGGAAGTAAGATCGCCAGCTACGCCGATCTGGACGGCAAATCGGTCGCTACCTCACGGGGCAGTGTTGGCGAACAGATCCTCAAGGCCAGCTTCCCCAACGCCAAAGTGACCGGGTTCAACACCACGGCTGACTCAATCCAGGCGCTGAAGAGCGGCAAGGTGGACGCCCTGATCGAAAACAACGCCATCGTCGGCGGGCTCGTGAAGAAGGAACCCACCGCGTTCCAGGTCGTCAAGGGCGACCCGATCAAGCCGGCCCTGTTCTCGATCGGCGTGAAGCCGGGCGACCAGACGTGGCTGAACTACCTCAACAACTTCATCCGGAACTACAACATCTCCGGACAAAACGAGGCGTCGCTGCAGAAGTGGTTCGGGCTGAGCCTGCCGCCCTTCCTCGCCCACTAA
- a CDS encoding amino acid ABC transporter permease gives MALYFGDLLPYSSLLLEGLWTALYITLVAMLAGSVLGVLVYLGKAGPGKAISILCTCYIEAIRNTPLLVQLYLIYFALPALGINLEPVWAAVIGLTLNNAAYTAEIYRAGFESVPRGLREAGKALGMKPAQIVRYIVLLPATRNVFPALTNQLILLFLASSIGSIISLPELTNAIMSVSNTTYRTIEVLAVGGLLYLGVSALMSLVSKRAETTLFRWAVGTHV, from the coding sequence ATGGCTTTATATTTTGGAGACCTTCTCCCGTACAGCTCGCTTCTTCTGGAGGGGCTCTGGACAGCTTTGTACATCACCCTCGTGGCCATGCTGGCGGGCAGCGTGCTCGGTGTACTCGTGTACCTGGGGAAGGCCGGACCCGGAAAAGCAATCAGCATCCTCTGCACCTGCTACATCGAGGCCATCCGCAACACGCCTCTGCTCGTTCAGCTGTACTTGATCTACTTTGCCCTTCCCGCTCTGGGCATCAACCTCGAGCCCGTCTGGGCGGCCGTTATCGGCCTGACCCTGAACAACGCCGCCTACACGGCCGAGATCTACCGTGCAGGGTTCGAGTCCGTGCCCCGCGGACTGCGTGAGGCCGGAAAGGCGCTGGGCATGAAACCCGCCCAGATCGTTCGCTACATTGTGCTGTTGCCGGCCACCCGCAACGTCTTCCCCGCATTGACCAACCAGCTCATTCTGCTGTTCCTGGCTTCGTCGATTGGATCCATCATCTCGCTCCCAGAATTGACCAACGCGATCATGAGCGTCAGCAACACCACGTACCGGACCATTGAGGTACTGGCCGTCGGCGGGCTCCTCTACCTCGGAGTGTCAGCACTGATGTCCCTTGTCTCAAAGCGGGCCGAAACGACCCTGTTCCGTTGGGCGGTGGGGACGCATGTTTAG
- a CDS encoding amino acid ABC transporter permease, with product MFRPFDWQDLVPLAEGAWLTIQLCAVSGVLGVIFGLILGIARTSPSRIARWISTIYISCVRGIPVLVIIFFVFFGIPLLFPGLEPDKFSSAVIALTCFAAAYVAEIVRGSIEAVEKGQSEAADALGLDYWRKLRYVILPQAVRIMVPPGIGFLIGLVKDSSLVTVTGLLELTHAGNVVTNLTGDPIKTFLVVAGMYFVICYGISLLGRLYEKKTGIHVDPLKLPEPAGI from the coding sequence ATGTTTAGGCCCTTCGATTGGCAGGACCTCGTGCCCCTGGCCGAGGGTGCCTGGCTGACTATCCAGCTCTGTGCAGTTTCCGGAGTGCTTGGTGTGATTTTCGGCCTGATCCTAGGCATCGCCCGGACCTCTCCGAGCAGGATTGCGCGGTGGATCAGCACCATCTACATCAGCTGCGTCCGCGGGATTCCCGTCCTGGTCATCATCTTCTTCGTCTTCTTCGGAATCCCACTGCTGTTTCCGGGCTTGGAGCCGGATAAGTTCTCCTCGGCTGTCATAGCCCTGACCTGCTTCGCAGCCGCCTACGTGGCCGAAATCGTACGCGGCAGCATCGAGGCCGTGGAGAAAGGCCAAAGCGAAGCGGCCGACGCACTGGGCCTCGACTACTGGCGCAAGCTCCGGTATGTCATCCTGCCGCAGGCGGTCAGGATCATGGTCCCGCCCGGAATCGGCTTCCTCATAGGGCTCGTCAAGGACTCGTCCTTGGTCACCGTCACCGGCCTGCTCGAACTCACCCACGCGGGCAATGTCGTCACCAACCTGACCGGTGATCCCATCAAGACATTTCTGGTTGTCGCCGGCATGTATTTCGTCATCTGCTACGGCATCTCCCTGCTGGGGCGGCTGTACGAGAAAAAGACCGGGATCCACGTGGACCCTCTCAAACTCCCAGAGCCCGCGGGCATCTAG
- a CDS encoding amino acid ABC transporter ATP-binding protein, giving the protein MIVVENLNKKFGQNHVLKGVDCHIREREVVCVIGPSGSGKSTFLRCMNGLESITSGSIVINKHRLDDAKTNINLVRQEAGMVFQHFNLFPHLKVIDNVMLAPLKVGKVSKEEARAKAEMLLAKVGLAAKTETYPGSLSGGQMQRVAIARALAMDPKIMLFDEPTSALDPEIVGEVLTVMKDLANEGMTMVVVTHEMGFAREVADRVIFMDQGLIVEEGTPEQIFSTPQHARTQGFLSKVL; this is encoded by the coding sequence GTGATTGTTGTTGAGAACCTGAACAAGAAGTTCGGACAAAACCATGTGCTGAAAGGGGTGGATTGCCACATCCGGGAGCGTGAGGTCGTGTGCGTCATTGGCCCTTCCGGTTCCGGCAAAAGCACCTTCCTGCGGTGCATGAACGGCCTGGAATCGATCACCTCCGGGAGCATCGTTATCAATAAGCACCGGCTGGATGACGCGAAAACCAACATCAACCTGGTTCGGCAGGAGGCCGGGATGGTCTTCCAGCATTTCAACCTCTTCCCGCATTTGAAAGTCATCGACAACGTCATGCTGGCACCGCTCAAGGTCGGCAAGGTTTCAAAGGAAGAGGCCCGGGCCAAGGCGGAAATGCTCCTGGCCAAGGTTGGTCTCGCCGCAAAGACGGAAACTTACCCCGGGAGCCTGTCCGGCGGCCAGATGCAGAGGGTGGCCATTGCCCGGGCCCTGGCCATGGATCCGAAAATCATGCTCTTCGACGAACCGACGTCCGCCCTCGACCCTGAGATCGTCGGCGAAGTGCTGACCGTCATGAAGGACCTGGCAAACGAGGGCATGACCATGGTGGTCGTCACCCACGAAATGGGATTCGCCAGGGAAGTGGCGGACCGCGTGATCTTCATGGACCAGGGGCTGATCGTCGAGGAAGGCACCCCCGAACAGATCTTTTCCACTCCGCAGCACGCGCGAACTCAAGGGTTCCTTAGCAAGGTCCTTTAG
- a CDS encoding zinc-binding dehydrogenase has translation MTAATYIGSRTFSTTPTAQTPPRAGEVQIAVSYTGLCGTDLHIFHGDMDARVSMPAIIGHEMSGVIAGLGEGVTGWTFGQAVTVMPTLSCGSCAACTRGHGHICHKLDFIGIDSDGSMQSSWNVPADVVVALPEGLALDEAALIEPTAVAVHDVRRARLVAGEFVVVIGGGPVGQLIASVALRRGARVVLVELDPARRALAKESGINAIDPREQNLLDLVLQETDGAGADVAFEVSGAAAGVNSAVDVLTTRGRLVMVAIHPKPKEIDLHRFFWRELEMFGARLYQREDFEEAVRLVASGAIPARRLISRIVSLHDVEEGFLALESGGAMKVLVDCRPVATS, from the coding sequence ATGACCGCCGCCACGTATATCGGATCCCGAACCTTCAGCACCACTCCAACCGCCCAGACCCCGCCGCGAGCCGGGGAAGTGCAGATTGCGGTGTCCTACACCGGGCTTTGCGGCACCGATCTGCACATCTTCCACGGCGACATGGACGCCCGCGTCAGTATGCCGGCGATTATTGGCCACGAGATGTCCGGTGTCATTGCCGGCCTGGGTGAAGGCGTGACCGGGTGGACTTTCGGCCAAGCTGTGACCGTGATGCCCACCCTGTCCTGCGGTTCCTGCGCCGCCTGCACCCGCGGACACGGGCACATTTGTCACAAGCTGGACTTCATCGGCATCGACTCGGACGGCTCGATGCAGAGCTCCTGGAACGTGCCGGCCGACGTTGTGGTCGCCCTGCCCGAAGGCCTGGCGCTCGACGAGGCCGCGCTGATTGAACCCACGGCGGTGGCCGTCCACGACGTGCGCCGCGCACGGCTCGTCGCCGGTGAATTCGTCGTCGTCATTGGCGGAGGCCCGGTTGGCCAGCTGATCGCATCCGTCGCGCTGCGGCGGGGAGCCCGGGTGGTCCTGGTCGAATTGGACCCCGCCCGGCGGGCACTCGCGAAGGAATCCGGCATCAACGCCATCGACCCGCGCGAACAGAACCTGCTCGACCTCGTCCTGCAGGAAACGGACGGAGCCGGTGCAGATGTGGCCTTTGAAGTCTCCGGCGCGGCGGCCGGGGTGAACTCCGCCGTCGATGTCCTCACCACGAGGGGGCGGCTCGTCATGGTGGCGATTCATCCCAAGCCCAAGGAGATCGACCTGCACCGATTCTTCTGGCGCGAGCTGGAAATGTTCGGTGCCCGGCTGTACCAGCGCGAGGACTTCGAGGAGGCAGTGAGGCTCGTGGCTTCCGGCGCGATCCCTGCCCGGCGGCTGATCTCGCGGATCGTCAGCCTTCACGACGTCGAGGAGGGGTTCTTGGCCCTCGAGTCCGGCGGTGCCATGAAGGTCCTCGTCGACTGCCGTCCCGTGGCCACGTCATGA
- a CDS encoding SDR family oxidoreductase: MSGGLFDLTGQTAVVTGARRGIGLAMAVALAEAGADIIGVSANLEPVGSAVEQRITELGRRFTGIRADFGDREAVRGLTDELAGVGPIDILVNNGGTIARKPAAEHPDDMWDQVIEVNLSSQFMLSREIGKTMLKRGSGKIIFTASLLSFQGGINVPGYTASKAGIAGLTKALANEWAPRGVNVNAVAPGYIATDNTQALQDDPVREKGILDRIPAGRWGRPDDLAGATVFLASRASDYVNGVILPVDGGWLGR, translated from the coding sequence ATGAGTGGCGGCCTTTTCGACCTCACCGGGCAAACCGCCGTCGTCACCGGTGCTCGGCGGGGCATTGGACTTGCCATGGCCGTGGCCTTGGCCGAGGCAGGCGCGGACATTATCGGAGTGTCCGCGAATCTTGAACCCGTCGGCAGCGCGGTCGAGCAGCGCATCACGGAGCTGGGGCGACGCTTCACCGGCATCCGCGCGGATTTCGGCGACCGCGAAGCCGTGCGCGGCCTGACCGACGAGCTGGCCGGTGTCGGCCCGATCGACATCTTGGTGAACAACGGCGGCACGATCGCCCGAAAGCCCGCGGCCGAGCACCCGGATGACATGTGGGACCAGGTCATCGAAGTGAACCTCTCCAGCCAGTTCATGCTGAGCCGGGAAATCGGGAAAACCATGCTCAAGCGGGGGAGCGGGAAGATCATCTTCACGGCCTCACTGCTTAGTTTTCAGGGCGGCATCAACGTGCCGGGGTATACCGCGTCCAAGGCCGGCATCGCCGGTCTCACCAAGGCGCTCGCCAACGAGTGGGCGCCTAGGGGCGTGAACGTCAACGCCGTGGCACCGGGCTACATTGCCACCGACAACACCCAGGCGCTGCAGGATGATCCCGTCCGGGAAAAGGGCATCCTGGACCGGATTCCCGCTGGCAGGTGGGGACGCCCCGACGACCTCGCAGGCGCAACGGTGTTCCTTGCCTCAAGGGCCTCGGACTACGTCAACGGGGTCATTCTTCCCGTCGACGGCGGATGGCTGGGCCGCTGA
- a CDS encoding bifunctional 4-hydroxy-2-oxoglutarate aldolase/2-dehydro-3-deoxy-phosphogluconate aldolase: MSSLQLPTVASRPAPSQILRDTRVIAVLRATHAAAYAPVIEALLKGGVVSVELTLSTPGAFEELPRLQERFGADAEFGVGTITTVAEALEAIAAGGKYLVTPLTDPAVIAAAVDHGVAVYPGGLTPSELFGGWSAGATAVKVFPASVVGPGYVSMLRGPFPGIELVPSGGVGITDAADWIRAGALAVSLGGPLIGDAFQGGDLKQLTERAVRLRGLVDEAGAGQ, from the coding sequence ATGTCCTCACTGCAGCTCCCGACGGTCGCCAGCCGGCCCGCGCCGTCGCAGATCCTGCGCGACACCCGCGTGATCGCGGTCCTGCGGGCCACCCACGCCGCCGCCTACGCTCCCGTCATTGAAGCCCTCCTTAAGGGCGGTGTTGTCAGTGTCGAACTGACTCTGAGCACCCCCGGAGCGTTCGAGGAACTTCCGCGGCTGCAAGAACGATTTGGCGCCGACGCCGAATTCGGGGTGGGGACCATAACCACGGTTGCCGAGGCACTGGAGGCGATCGCGGCGGGGGGCAAGTACCTCGTCACCCCGCTGACAGATCCGGCAGTCATCGCGGCCGCCGTCGACCATGGTGTGGCTGTCTACCCGGGTGGCCTGACGCCTTCGGAGTTGTTCGGCGGCTGGTCGGCGGGGGCCACCGCCGTCAAGGTCTTCCCGGCATCGGTGGTCGGTCCGGGCTACGTTTCCATGCTCCGCGGACCGTTTCCCGGCATCGAATTGGTTCCGTCGGGCGGGGTGGGAATCACCGACGCCGCGGACTGGATTCGAGCCGGGGCACTTGCCGTCAGCCTGGGCGGACCCTTGATTGGCGACGCCTTCCAAGGTGGAGATTTGAAACAGCTCACCGAACGCGCCGTGCGGCTGCGCGGCCTTGTCGACGAGGCGGGGGCGGGGCAGTGA
- a CDS encoding sugar kinase, translating to MSSSIPPAPYLVTLGETMALLTAEQPGPLAHVSTMGLGIGGSESNVAIGVQRLGGNAVWCGRVGADSLGQLVQREIRAEGVTVRVTEDPDAPTGLMLKERRTQSTQKVSYYRAGSAGSRLSPADLDPLLIAGASVLHVSGITPALSGSAAAAIRQAMELAREHSVSVSFDLNYRANLWSAAAAGKSYRALVPLVDVVFAGDEEAALAVGSADNPAELAQRMANLGPAQAVIKLGSDGAVAWIDGKIFRQEAVPVQPVDTVGAGDAFVAGYLTELMAASAPAQRLELAAKTGAFACLAYGDWEGLPRREELGLLQQREAVTR from the coding sequence GTGAGCTCGTCCATTCCGCCGGCCCCCTATCTTGTAACCCTGGGGGAGACGATGGCGCTCCTCACGGCGGAGCAGCCGGGGCCGCTGGCCCATGTGTCGACCATGGGCCTTGGCATAGGTGGGTCCGAATCGAACGTGGCCATCGGGGTGCAGCGGCTCGGGGGAAATGCCGTGTGGTGCGGACGGGTGGGCGCCGACTCGCTGGGGCAACTCGTCCAGCGCGAGATCCGGGCAGAGGGGGTTACGGTGCGGGTCACGGAGGATCCGGACGCGCCGACCGGCCTCATGCTGAAGGAGCGTCGCACGCAATCAACGCAGAAGGTCAGCTACTACCGGGCAGGCAGCGCGGGCTCACGCCTCTCACCCGCTGACCTTGATCCGCTGCTGATCGCGGGCGCGTCGGTTCTGCATGTCAGTGGCATTACCCCTGCACTGTCCGGTTCCGCTGCGGCAGCCATCCGGCAGGCCATGGAGTTGGCGAGGGAACACAGCGTGAGCGTCTCGTTCGACCTCAACTACCGGGCCAACCTCTGGTCTGCCGCAGCCGCCGGAAAGTCCTACCGGGCACTGGTTCCGCTGGTCGACGTCGTCTTCGCCGGGGATGAGGAAGCAGCCCTGGCGGTCGGAAGTGCGGACAACCCGGCTGAACTGGCGCAGCGTATGGCAAACCTGGGCCCGGCCCAAGCCGTCATCAAGCTCGGCAGCGACGGCGCGGTGGCCTGGATCGACGGGAAAATCTTCCGCCAGGAGGCAGTGCCGGTCCAGCCGGTGGATACTGTTGGCGCCGGCGACGCCTTCGTCGCCGGCTACCTGACGGAACTCATGGCCGCCAGCGCACCGGCGCAGCGGCTTGAGTTGGCCGCGAAAACCGGAGCCTTTGCCTGCCTTGCCTACGGCGATTGGGAAGGGCTCCCGCGACGGGAGGAACTCGGCCTCCTGCAACAGCGCGAAGCTGTGACGCGCTGA
- a CDS encoding biotin-dependent carboxyltransferase family protein, with protein MAFDITSPGLATTVQDQGRTGHYNVGIPQSGSLDQYSAELGNALVGNTAKEAVLECTYLGPALTADQDVVIAVTGAPVEVRVNGEPRPQWSRLQLKAGDELSFGVIRGGTRYYIAVQGGIDVPEVLGSRSTYSLGAIGGFHGRKLEAGDRISVGSPLNDGAVPDADTVPEEFRPAFAKEQTVRIVLGLYDHRLTDEGLDNLLNGEWKVTPVADRMGLRYSGPGVKWKEREQPFGAGSDPSNIVDAGYAVGSIQIPGGTQPIILHRDAVSGGGYAMVGTVISADMDLVARAAPGTSTRFVAVSMDEALAARRELAERKNNAKAALGLRS; from the coding sequence ATGGCATTTGATATCACGAGCCCCGGGCTTGCCACCACGGTCCAGGACCAGGGACGCACCGGGCACTACAACGTCGGCATCCCGCAGAGCGGTTCCCTGGACCAGTATTCGGCCGAACTCGGCAATGCACTGGTGGGCAACACCGCCAAGGAAGCGGTCCTTGAATGCACGTACCTGGGCCCGGCGCTGACCGCCGACCAGGATGTTGTCATTGCCGTCACGGGGGCCCCGGTTGAGGTCAGGGTCAATGGCGAACCCCGGCCACAGTGGAGCCGACTGCAACTGAAAGCCGGCGACGAACTCAGCTTCGGCGTCATCCGGGGCGGCACACGGTACTACATCGCGGTCCAGGGCGGCATTGATGTGCCCGAGGTGCTGGGTAGCCGGTCCACCTACAGCCTGGGCGCAATCGGCGGATTCCACGGCCGCAAGCTGGAGGCCGGCGACCGGATTTCTGTCGGCAGCCCGCTCAACGACGGAGCCGTGCCCGACGCGGATACGGTTCCGGAAGAGTTCCGGCCCGCCTTCGCCAAGGAGCAGACCGTCCGGATAGTGCTGGGACTCTATGACCACCGCCTCACCGACGAGGGACTGGACAATCTCCTGAACGGCGAGTGGAAGGTGACTCCGGTGGCCGACCGGATGGGATTGCGGTACTCCGGTCCCGGCGTGAAGTGGAAGGAACGGGAGCAGCCCTTCGGGGCCGGTTCCGACCCGTCGAACATCGTGGATGCCGGCTACGCCGTCGGGTCCATCCAGATTCCGGGCGGTACCCAGCCGATCATTCTGCACCGCGATGCCGTCTCCGGCGGCGGCTATGCCATGGTGGGAACAGTCATCAGCGCCGACATGGACTTGGTGGCCCGCGCCGCCCCCGGCACGTCCACCAGGTTCGTGGCCGTGAGCATGGATGAAGCCTTGGCGGCACGCAGGGAACTCGCTGAGCGCAAGAACAACGCGAAAGCCGCACTCGGCCTCAGGAGTTGA
- a CDS encoding allophanate hydrolase subunit 1 encodes MSSPAPAALEARYTWGGDEFLFVEVSESMSLAANFRVMSIAEKLSELELTGIVDICPANASLLVRFDPDVLPPSTLEETVRTIEADLAHHQQQALETRIIEVPVWYDDPFTAEVAERFREGFHQEPGGSDIDYAAKVNNLKDAAEFIKRHHEQPWLVSMVGFVAGLPFLFQLVEREKQLEVPKYLSPRTDTPALTVGHGGCFGCIYSVRGAGGYQMFGIAAAPIFDPAQALADFKDFMVFFRPGDIVKFKPVTEAEYNSIQAEIAAGTFRYRQSPVTFDLSKALANPEGYNKELMEALNGI; translated from the coding sequence ATGAGTAGCCCCGCACCCGCCGCGTTGGAGGCCCGCTACACCTGGGGCGGAGACGAATTCCTGTTCGTCGAGGTCTCCGAGTCCATGAGCCTGGCCGCCAATTTCAGGGTCATGTCCATCGCCGAGAAGCTTTCAGAGCTGGAGCTGACGGGCATCGTGGACATCTGCCCGGCCAACGCCTCGTTGCTGGTGCGGTTCGATCCCGACGTCCTGCCGCCGTCGACCCTTGAAGAGACCGTCCGGACCATTGAGGCGGACCTGGCGCACCACCAGCAGCAGGCCCTCGAAACCCGGATCATCGAAGTGCCGGTCTGGTACGACGATCCATTCACGGCCGAGGTGGCAGAGCGCTTCCGCGAAGGATTCCACCAAGAGCCGGGCGGCAGCGACATTGACTATGCCGCCAAAGTCAACAACCTCAAGGACGCCGCGGAGTTCATAAAGCGGCACCACGAGCAGCCCTGGCTCGTCTCCATGGTCGGATTCGTCGCCGGCCTGCCGTTCCTCTTCCAGCTGGTAGAGCGCGAGAAACAGCTGGAAGTCCCCAAGTACCTAAGCCCCCGCACGGACACACCTGCCTTGACGGTGGGCCACGGTGGCTGCTTCGGCTGCATCTACTCGGTACGGGGAGCGGGCGGGTATCAGATGTTCGGAATCGCTGCCGCGCCAATCTTCGATCCGGCGCAGGCCCTGGCCGATTTCAAGGACTTTATGGTGTTCTTCCGGCCGGGCGACATCGTGAAGTTCAAGCCTGTCACCGAGGCCGAGTACAACAGCATCCAGGCCGAAATCGCCGCGGGGACGTTCCGCTACCGGCAGTCGCCCGTGACCTTCGATCTGTCCAAAGCGCTGGCGAATCCCGAAGGCTACAACAAGGAACTCATGGAGGCCCTCAATGGCATTTGA
- a CDS encoding acetyl/propionyl/methylcrotonyl-CoA carboxylase subunit alpha, producing the protein MKKLLIANRGEIAVRIARTAREMGIETLLVVSEPDADSLAARTADNFVVIGPAPAPASYLNQDAVIAAAVDNGCDAVHPGYGFLSENATFARKVAAAGLTWVGPDADAIEMMGNKSLARESARKAGVPILRGSDGPLDPDADALEAARGIGYPLVVKASAGGGGRGIRFVHNEGELLETIEMARGEAASVFGDPTVYLERFVKHARHVEVQVLGDGTNFIHLGDRDCSMQRRSQKVIEEAPAPDLPDAVRRTIRESSVELARECGYSGAGTVEFLYDPAGHEAAFIEMNTRIQVEHPITEEITGVDLVREQLLIASTGSMSVRQEDIQFSGHAIECRINAEDPHNNFFPSPGLITALEWPSGDGIRIDAGVEAGSTVSPYYDSMLAKLIVHKDTREAAIEGALEALHRTRIEGVKTTIPVLKKLLDRLEFAAVKHHSKFIETVDNLMEAP; encoded by the coding sequence ATGAAGAAACTGCTCATCGCCAACCGCGGCGAAATCGCAGTGCGCATTGCCCGGACCGCCCGCGAGATGGGTATTGAGACCCTCCTCGTCGTAAGCGAACCCGACGCCGATTCCCTGGCAGCGCGCACGGCCGACAATTTCGTCGTGATAGGCCCGGCCCCTGCCCCCGCCAGTTACCTGAACCAGGACGCCGTCATCGCTGCAGCCGTGGATAACGGCTGCGACGCCGTTCACCCTGGCTATGGATTCCTCTCCGAAAACGCCACGTTTGCGCGCAAGGTCGCAGCAGCGGGGCTCACGTGGGTGGGTCCCGACGCCGACGCGATCGAGATGATGGGCAATAAGTCCCTGGCCAGGGAATCCGCCCGCAAAGCGGGAGTTCCAATCCTCCGCGGCTCCGACGGTCCGCTCGACCCCGACGCCGACGCCCTGGAAGCGGCCCGCGGCATCGGTTACCCGCTGGTGGTCAAGGCCTCCGCCGGCGGCGGGGGGCGGGGCATCCGCTTTGTGCACAACGAGGGCGAACTACTGGAAACCATTGAGATGGCGCGCGGGGAAGCGGCGTCGGTCTTCGGAGATCCGACCGTCTACCTGGAGCGCTTCGTGAAGCACGCCCGTCACGTGGAGGTACAGGTCCTTGGCGACGGCACCAACTTCATCCACCTCGGAGACCGAGACTGCTCCATGCAGAGGCGCTCCCAGAAAGTCATTGAGGAAGCTCCGGCGCCCGACCTTCCTGACGCCGTCCGCCGGACCATCCGCGAATCCTCGGTGGAACTCGCCCGGGAATGCGGCTACAGCGGTGCCGGAACGGTCGAATTCCTCTATGACCCGGCCGGCCACGAGGCCGCGTTTATCGAAATGAACACCCGCATTCAGGTGGAGCACCCCATCACCGAGGAAATCACCGGCGTCGACCTAGTCCGTGAACAGCTGCTCATTGCCTCCACCGGATCCATGTCGGTCCGGCAGGAGGACATCCAATTTAGCGGCCACGCCATCGAGTGCCGCATCAACGCCGAGGACCCGCACAACAACTTCTTTCCCAGCCCGGGCCTCATCACCGCCCTTGAATGGCCGTCAGGCGACGGGATCCGCATTGACGCAGGCGTGGAGGCCGGGTCCACGGTCAGCCCGTACTACGATTCCATGCTCGCCAAGCTCATTGTCCACAAGGACACCCGCGAAGCCGCCATCGAGGGGGCGCTGGAGGCGCTGCACAGGACCCGGATCGAAGGGGTCAAGACAACAATTCCCGTGCTCAAGAAGCTGCTGGACCGGCTCGAATTCGCCGCCGTAAAGCACCACTCCAAGTTCATAGAAACCGTAGACAATCTGATGGAGGCACCATGA
- a CDS encoding acetyl-CoA carboxylase, translating into MANIVSPLPGVFYRKPGPGKPPFANEGDTIEVGQTVGIIEIMKQFTEIQSDVAGTLESFKVNEGEMVNPGDTIIVIREG; encoded by the coding sequence ATGGCAAACATTGTTTCCCCGCTCCCCGGAGTCTTTTACCGCAAGCCCGGCCCGGGAAAGCCGCCTTTCGCCAACGAGGGCGACACCATAGAAGTCGGCCAGACCGTAGGCATCATCGAAATCATGAAGCAATTCACCGAAATCCAGTCCGATGTCGCCGGGACCCTCGAATCTTTTAAGGTCAACGAGGGCGAAATGGTCAATCCGGGCGACACCATCATCGTCATCCGAGAAGGCTAG